GTGTCGTCCTCCAGGACACTTCAGCAGGGTCATCGGCTTCAAACGCAGTCTCTGCCCATCAGGCCACGCTGCCAAAGGCTCAATGCTTATAAGCACTATTCTGCAGAAAGTTGTACCTGGAATACAAAACGATTTTTCGGCAACAACCATCATATTTGATTATGCGTGAGAGTAAGCTCTTTACAGGCCCCGTGCATTCATTAACAATCTTGAGGCATGATCAGGAAAAAACGGGACATAGATGGACGTTAATGAAAACCTGTGTCATCAAACAGAGACCTGCAGCGGCCTTGAGTGCTTTTACATTACTCGGTGTGATGAGATTTGAcaagggggaagaaaagaaaaaagggaagtttTTGTTCAGTGTGCCATCGTGTCCCTCAACATCTCAGGTGCTTCTTGCTGGACATGTCGTTCCAAATGCGGTGCATCTCCTCCGGGGAGATCTGGTGCACTGTGATGACCCGTCTGTACCGGCAAAGGCTGTAGGCCATTTTCCAGTGGTTGAAACCGCTGTTCTGATACGGGTGTATTCCCAGCTTACGCAAACACAGTCCCACGTACACGTCCTCCAGGTGCAGCAGCCTCGTGTGCAACGACGTCTGGAAGATGAGCTCGGCGACGTCCGTCGAGAACACGTAGCCGGTGCCCGAGCAGAAGAGCGGGTATTTACTGTCGGGATACAAGTCCCTGGACATGTACCACTTGCTGCGCATGTCCCTGATGGGACCGCCGTTTATGACGTAGCCCGTGAAATACCTCCTCCTGGGCTTGGTGGTGGGCTTCAGGAGCTTGTAGATCAGATTGTCCATGTTGACGAAGATGTCGCTGTCGGTCTTCATGACGTACTGCGCCTTGGGGCAGAAGGTGGACACCCAGCGCATGCCCATCATGGTCTTGAGGGTGAGGTTGTGGTAAGAGTCGATGAAGTTCTCCACCACGATGTCGTGGAAGATCTGGCTCTCCTGCTCCACCATCTGGTTCAGGACGGGGTCCGTGTTCCTGCCCAGCAGAAAGATGGTGAGGATGTGGATGTCGCCGAAGGTGCTCTCGTCTCCCCAGGTCTCCCGGATGGCCTGCCGCGCGTCAAACTCCTTGTGCGTGGTGCTGATGAGGATGACCAGGAAGGGAGCGGCACTTTCGCACTTCTTCGGCTCGTTGATGACGAATTCAAAGGCGTGCGGGTTGAGGGAGCGGGTGTGGATGTTGGTGAAGGTGatgtttttggggggtttcGCGGCCTTGCGTACAGGCACCGACATGTGGCCGACGTAGGTGGTATTCGGGCGAGATATACTCAGGTACCACAGAGCGCTCGCCCAGCAGACCACTGTCAGAAGGTATAAACATGAGACTTTTGAAGGCATTATGCTGCATTTAGATGTGTTTCGTTCAGCTGGGTCTCATAAAGCTTTCTTTCCTTCAGCAACCTTTCGCCCAGCGAGGCAGCATGAAGCTGCTCCAGCGTGCAGTTTGACATTAATTGTCAGTACTGAATTACTTCTGAGAGAAGTGACgctgtctgtgttttaatgcGAAGCACTTTAACATCGTATGGAGATCCGATGTGTATGGAGGACATTCTTCTTCTCCATTTAcatctgaaagagagagaaagacacgtATATTATATGTTTATATGAGATTATTATAGCTGAAAGAAATGTCTAGCATTCCACTGTTTGTAGAGGTGGAGTTAATTTAAACTGCTGTAGAATTACATCCAATTCACACCATATATAAGATTTGTACATGAAACGTGCGGTAAAGATGCTCATAACAGTTTATTCTATGAGTTCAGAAGAAAGAATTGTGATAAAATATTTGTTAACGGACTAACAAATGTAAAACATCCTGGGGGATGGAAGACATACATACATCAATCAATCCGCCCCTACAGGTTTAATAAGCGATGGAATAGTGACATTAGAATGTGCCAGAGTCCAAACGTGGGCTTTTACAGCCAGACTTTGTTTAAGATTTTGGCTACTTCATCCTTGTGGATGGCCTGTCGTCTAGAACCAGGCCTGCGACTCAAATGCAGCATTCTGCACGGCAGCGTCACATGTtgtcaaaaagggaaaatgatgCAATGACTGAATTCTCTCTTGATCAATGATGAATGAATTCTCTCTTCTCCCTGTTAGTTCAGTACTGCGCCGCTATTTTCACGTTAGCACGTGCACAACGTATCCTGGCCTTTAAGGCTCTCAGTGACCGTTCCCTTCATTCAGGGGAAGACAACAGCCGTATTGTAATGAAACCCTacactttcattttcaaagctggagagtaaaaaaaatcaGAGGTGAGCAGGGAAATGTATCCGTAATGACATGATTTGAAATCCATTTAAACATAGACAGCTATTACTGGCGGTCTATAGCCGCATAGTAAAGCAAGGCACTGTGTGGACTGAAAGACATACCACTAACAATACAGTACACCTTTgagaacaataacaacaacgtcTTCTTTGTGGAAAGGGAATCTCTGACATGAGACTTTATCTATTCCGTGTCAGTTTGAGAATTAGTCTTACAAATGTTATTACTGCTAGTTTATGTTCCACTTCCTTCACGCGCTTTCAACAAAA
The window above is part of the Gasterosteus aculeatus chromosome 16, fGasAcu3.hap1.1, whole genome shotgun sequence genome. Proteins encoded here:
- the b3galt1b gene encoding beta-1,3-galactosyltransferase 1, translated to MPSKVSCLYLLTVVCWASALWYLSISRPNTTYVGHMSVPVRKAAKPPKNITFTNIHTRSLNPHAFEFVINEPKKCESAAPFLVILISTTHKEFDARQAIRETWGDESTFGDIHILTIFLLGRNTDPVLNQMVEQESQIFHDIVVENFIDSYHNLTLKTMMGMRWVSTFCPKAQYVMKTDSDIFVNMDNLIYKLLKPTTKPRRRYFTGYVINGGPIRDMRSKWYMSRDLYPDSKYPLFCSGTGYVFSTDVAELIFQTSLHTRLLHLEDVYVGLCLRKLGIHPYQNSGFNHWKMAYSLCRYRRVITVHQISPEEMHRIWNDMSSKKHLRC